From Corynebacterium aquatimens:
AGGTGGCCACCCCGACGTTTACCTCTCCCACCTGGAACATCACCAGCTGTGAGCCGGGCGCAACGGTGTCAGATTCACGGTAGGTGGCCGTGTCGAAGAGATGGATTTTGTCATAACCCAGGTGCACCTTGGGGCCAGTGACCAGCACCGTATTGAAGACGCGGCCAGCATCAGCGGGGCGGAACATTCCCGCGACCACGGTGACCCCGAGTTCCAGCGCAACCTCCCGCAGCGCTGTGGAGAACGGGCTGGCCGACTCTTCCCCCTGTGGAGAAACCGCCGACCCGTCGGGCCTGTGGATAACTTCCTCACACAGGGGCTCGGCGGATGCGGACAGCGGACCGGAATCAAAAGCCTGGGACGTGGCCTCTGGGAAAACGACCACAGAAGCCCCCTGAGCTGCCGCTTTACGGACTTCTTCGCAGGCGCGGGTGGCATTGTCCAAAGTATCCGGGCCTGCGGGGAACTGCACTAGTGCAAGACGCATACGCCCAACCTATGCCCTCCCCACCGAGAATTCCACAGGCCCCCGCGGATCCATAAGCGGGAAAAACGCAAACATGCAATCTTTTACTCACGGCCATGATCACGGCGTTCGGGGGCAACGCTTTCCAGCACACCCCCGCACGGCGGATACACAAAGCCGGTCTTAAAAAAGCAGCTCAAAACTCAACACACACAAAGGACACGCAATGAAAGTTTCACCAGTTTCACTTATGCACATCAGTACGGATGCAATCCCTGACCTGCCGGAATGGTCGCCGCTTAGCCACGTTGGTCTTTCGCCAAGTAAGACGGCGGGGGCGCTAGCGGGGGTGCAGGAGGACGTCGATAAGCATGTGCGCGAATGCGGCGAGAACCTCCACGCGCACGTTGGCGCGATGCGGGCGTTTGTACAGAAGGTGCGCACGCTTGACAGCGAGTGG
This genomic window contains:
- a CDS encoding nitrilase-related carbon-nitrogen hydrolase, yielding MRLALVQFPAGPDTLDNATRACEEVRKAAAQGASVVVFPEATSQAFDSGPLSASAEPLCEEVIHRPDGSAVSPQGEESASPFSTALREVALELGVTVVAGMFRPADAGRVFNTVLVTGPKVHLGYDKIHLFDTATYRESDTVAPGSQLVMFQVGEVNVGVATCFDIRFPDHFIKLAQRDASIVLVPTSWADGPGKRDQWRVLTRARALDAGVFIIAVDQPRPGGEAMAGRKSGPTGIGHSVVVAPDGRVVAESGWEPELLIVDIDPTEAATRRKNLPLF